The Aquamicrobium lusatiense genome segment AGATCGATGTCGGTCAGCGCCGAAACGGCCCCGAAGTTCTTGGAGATCTGGCGAAGTTTAAGGATGGGGCTGCCCGGTTGTGGGCCTGCGCCGGCTTGCTGGTTCATCTTTGAATGGCCTCTGCTTGGCAGGATAAGCCCGGCCGGCCGGAGCCGGCCGGGCACAGGCATATTACTCGGTAATGCCGAGCTTCTTGCAAGCCTCGGCATATTCGCCGGTGCAGACCTGCTCAGCGGTCTGGATGCCCTTGTCGAAGATTTCAGCCTTGATGTTCTCAGACGTCACCACTGCCGGAACGAACAGCTCCGAAGGCGTGTCGTAGAGCGTGGTCTTCGCCTCGGGCGTTTCGCCCTTCACGAACTGCACGGCCACCTTTGCAGCGGCAGCGGCAACGATCTCCGAAGGCTTGGAGATGGTGTTGTACTGGTCGCCGGCGATGATCAGCTGCAGGGCGGCGATGGTGGCGTCATTGCCGGTCACCGGAGGAACGGGCTGCACGCCAGCGGCCTTGAAGGCTGCAATGACGCCGCCGCCGGTGCCGTCATTGGCGGCAACCACGCCCCTGATCTTGTCGCCGAAGCGGGTGATCTGGCCGGCGGCCCATTCCTGCGCCTTCGGCGGCGCCCATTCCGGCGTGTCGAACTCGGCGAGCGTCTCGAAACCGGATTCCTTCAGGCCCCGATGGATGCCGTCGCGGATCAGGCCTGCGGCAGCGTCGGTCGGCGAGCCGTTGACCTGCAGCACGCCCGCGCCATCCTCGACGCCATTCGCCTTCATGTGGTCGACCAGGGATTTGGAGATGGCGTAGCCGATGCCTTCATTGTCGAAGGAGACATAGTAGTCGGCCGGCTTGTCCGGGA includes the following:
- a CDS encoding sugar ABC transporter substrate-binding protein, with product MATAAAGVLCTAQAQADEAATVAFLMPDQASTRYEEHDYPGFKAEMEKLCASCTVIYQNANADASLQQQQFNSVIAQGAKVIVLDPVDSAAAAGLVEIAHSQGVKVVAYDRPIPDKPADYYVSFDNEGIGYAISKSLVDHMKANGVEDGAGVLQVNGSPTDAAAGLIRDGIHRGLKESGFETLAEFDTPEWAPPKAQEWAAGQITRFGDKIRGVVAANDGTGGGVIAAFKAAGVQPVPPVTGNDATIAALQLIIAGDQYNTISKPSEIVAAAAAKVAVQFVKGETPEAKTTLYDTPSELFVPAVVTSENIKAEIFDKGIQTAEQVCTGEYAEACKKLGITE